One genomic segment of Candidatus Neomarinimicrobiota bacterium includes these proteins:
- a CDS encoding 2-oxoacid:acceptor oxidoreductase subunit alpha → MSEPDKSPEKSVQEVDQVTIRFAGDSGDGMQLTGSQFTETTGIVGNDLATLPDFPAEIRAPAGSLAGVSSFQIQFGREDIQTPGDQPDVLVAMNPAALKVNLPELRPHGTIIANNATFNKRNLQLAGWETNPLDYDTLAEYTVVSIDMILLVEKALEDLGLSGKVVARSTNMFVLGLLYWLYDRPLENTFQFIEAKFKSHPEIVEANKRALQAGYNYGRTTRLISTKYVVTKATLPPGTYRNIMGNQALALGLVAASQKSGLRLYYASYPITPASDILHQVSNYKNFGVITFQAEDEIAAVTSAIGASFAGALAVTGTSGPGMALKTEAIGLAVSTELPLVIVNVQRAGPSTGMPTKSEQADLYQAMYGRNGETPVVVLAASSPANCFDMAYEACRIAVRHMIPVILLADAYLGNGSEPWLLPSVKELPSIENNHITAPGGDFRPFEIVDSGTMARGWAIPGTPGLEHRIGGLEKDALTGNVSYDAENHEQMVRRRQKKVEVVADHIPPVAPFGDEHGDLLVLGWGSTYGAVRTAVERVRAKGHGVSHLHLHHLNPFPKNLGEVLVKFRRVLIPELNLGQLARIVRSEFLTDAVSLNKVQGRPFTAGEIEEKVLAVLKETRDA, encoded by the coding sequence ATGAGTGAACCGGATAAAAGTCCCGAGAAGTCGGTCCAGGAAGTTGACCAGGTCACCATCCGGTTTGCCGGTGATTCCGGGGACGGGATGCAGTTGACCGGCAGCCAGTTTACGGAGACGACCGGCATCGTGGGCAATGATCTGGCTACCCTGCCCGACTTTCCGGCCGAAATTCGCGCACCGGCCGGCTCCCTGGCCGGCGTGAGTTCGTTCCAGATTCAATTCGGCCGCGAAGATATCCAGACGCCCGGTGACCAACCCGACGTGCTGGTGGCAATGAATCCCGCCGCCCTGAAAGTCAACCTGCCTGAGCTGCGACCCCACGGCACCATCATCGCCAACAATGCCACCTTCAATAAGCGCAACCTGCAGCTGGCCGGCTGGGAAACCAATCCCCTGGATTATGATACCCTGGCCGAGTACACGGTTGTCAGCATTGACATGATCCTTCTGGTGGAAAAGGCCCTGGAGGATCTTGGTCTCAGCGGTAAAGTGGTGGCCCGGTCCACCAACATGTTCGTCCTGGGCCTCCTCTACTGGCTGTACGACCGCCCGCTGGAGAACACCTTTCAGTTCATTGAAGCTAAATTCAAGTCGCACCCTGAGATCGTGGAGGCTAACAAGCGGGCGCTGCAGGCGGGCTATAACTATGGTAGAACCACCAGGCTGATCTCCACCAAGTATGTGGTTACTAAAGCGACCCTCCCGCCGGGAACCTATCGCAATATTATGGGCAACCAGGCCCTCGCGCTGGGATTGGTGGCTGCCAGCCAGAAAAGCGGCCTGCGCCTCTACTACGCCAGCTATCCCATTACCCCGGCCAGCGACATTCTGCACCAGGTATCCAATTACAAGAATTTCGGTGTCATCACCTTCCAGGCCGAGGACGAGATCGCGGCGGTTACTTCCGCGATCGGGGCTTCCTTTGCCGGTGCCCTGGCGGTTACGGGTACCAGCGGTCCGGGCATGGCCCTGAAAACCGAGGCTATCGGATTGGCGGTGTCCACGGAGTTGCCGCTGGTTATTGTCAACGTGCAGCGCGCCGGTCCCAGCACCGGAATGCCCACGAAAAGCGAGCAGGCGGATTTATACCAGGCCATGTATGGCCGTAACGGAGAGACCCCGGTGGTGGTCCTGGCGGCTTCCTCACCGGCCAATTGCTTCGACATGGCCTATGAGGCCTGTCGCATCGCGGTCCGGCACATGATCCCGGTGATCCTCCTTGCTGATGCCTACCTGGGGAACGGCTCCGAACCCTGGCTGCTGCCCTCCGTGAAGGAACTGCCTTCGATTGAAAATAATCACATCACCGCCCCTGGCGGTGACTTCCGGCCTTTTGAAATCGTGGACTCCGGGACCATGGCTCGGGGCTGGGCTATTCCTGGCACCCCCGGTCTGGAACATCGCATCGGGGGGCTGGAAAAGGACGCGCTGACCGGCAACGTCAGCTATGACGCCGAAAACCACGAGCAGATGGTTCGTCGCCGTCAGAAGAAGGTGGAGGTGGTGGCTGACCATATACCGCCGGTCGCCCCCTTCGGAGACGAACATGGGGACCTGCTGGTGCTGGGGTGGGGTTCGACCTATGGCGCCGTGCGGACTGCAGTGGAACGGGTCAGAGCGAAGGGCCATGGCGTGTCCCACTTGCACCTGCACCATCTCAATCCCTTCCCGAAAAACCTGGGGGAGGTGCTGGTTAAGTTCCGTAGGGTGCTGATACCGGAGCTCAACCTGGGCCAGTTGGCGCGGATCGTCCGGTCAGAGTTTCTGACTGACGCCGTTTCACTTAATAAAGTACAGGGCAGACCTTTTACCGCCGGTGAGATAGAGGAGAAAGTGCTGGCCGTGTTGAAGGAGACACGGGATGCCTGA